A single window of Pogona vitticeps strain Pit_001003342236 chromosome 11, PviZW2.1, whole genome shotgun sequence DNA harbors:
- the SYTL4 gene encoding synaptotagmin-like protein 4, with protein MEDVDLSFLLEAERDMILQVLQRDEDLRKVEDRRIRRLKNELLDIRRKGAKRGSQRYSPRTCARCQTSLGRVSPKANTCRSCNHLVCRDCRAYGPSGAWRCKVCTKEAELKKSTGDWFYDQRVNRFSNKLGSEIVRMSLRRKPLANKRETAGQTILQKAQLGDPKVSPKAGQKSPHQQRKEPSLALEQGEHRDAKSDTESTENMSLEGYRPASSPSAAKSSPRQDKTKTISPSGSTASSLTLPIRYREAPPTYSDTESRLGSSGVVAGDENESLFKKNPRRSQRPSEYTKSVIDLRPEEPIGESGPLGDRSKSVPGLNVEMEEEEEEDIDSLVEIHRRRIARSSIRSGTSSSTLGSMMSLYSEAGDFGSVCVTGEIAFSLTYEEKTQILFIHIKECRRLAYADEAKKRSNPYVKTYLLPDKSRQGKRKTTIKRNTVNPLYHELLKYEINRSLLQSRTLQFSVWHHDRFGRNTFLGEAEVPMDSWSMESPLEESLPLHGKNMADSSSSPQYKGELVVSLKFIPPAKLPNAGNGKKGKKEEGGELQVWIKEAKNLTAVKSGGTSDSFVKGYLLPLRNKATKRKTPIVKKSLNPHYNHTFVYNNVIPEQLPHICLELTVWDREPLSSNDFLGGVRLGVGNGMSSGQMVDWMDSTGEEISLWQKMCKYPGSWAEGTLPLRATMARPKP; from the exons ATGGAAGACGTTGACCTCTCCTTCCTTCTGGAAGCAGAGAGAGACATGATCCTCCAGGTCCTGCAGCGAGATGAAGATCTGAGGAAGGTGGAAGACCGGAGAATCAG GCGTCTGAAGAATGAACTGCTGGACATCCGCCGGAAGGGAGCCAAGCGGGGCAGCCAGCGCTACAGCCCGCGGACGTGTGCCCGCTGTCAGACAAGCCTGGGACGGGTCAGCCCCAAAGCCAATACCTGCCGCAGCTGCAACCACCTGGTTTGCCGGGACTGCCGTGCCTATGGCCCCAGTGGCGCTTGGCGCTGCAAAGTCTGCACCAAGGAGGC GGAACTGAAGAAATCAACAGGTGACTGGTTTTATGACCAAAGAGTAAATCGTTTTTCTAATAAGCTGGGCAGTGAAATTGTTCGGATGTCTCTTCGGCGCAAACCACTGG ctaaTAAAAGAGAGACAGCAGGGCAAACTATTCTTCAAAAGGCCCAGCTGGGTGACCCCAAGGTCAGCCCCAAAGCAGGGCAAAAGAGCCCTCACCAGCAACGCAAGGAACCAAG CTTGGCCCTCGAGCAGGGAGAACACCGGGATGCCAAGAGTGACACGGAGTCCACCGAGAACATGAGCCTCGAGGGCTATCGTCCTGCCTCCTCTCCCTCAGCTGCCAAGTCCAG CCCTCgccaagacaagacaaaaaccaTCAGCCCTTCGGGATCTACTGCCTCCAGCCTGACCCTTCCCATCCGCTATAGAGAGGCTCCTCCCACCTATTCGGACACA GAATCCCGTTTGGGGAGCTCTGGTGTAGTGGCAGGTGATGAGAATGAAAGCTTGTTTAAGAAGAATCCCAGGAGATCTCAGAGGCCGTCAG AATACACCAAATCAGTGATTGACTTGAGACCAGAGGAGCCTATTGGCGAAAGTGGGCCTCTGGGGGACCGAAGCAAATCCGTTCCGGGTCTCAACGTTGAAATG gaggaggaggaagaagaggacatAGATAGCTTGGTAGAGATTCACCGGCGAAGGATAGCCAGAAGCAGCATCCGTAGTGGCACATCCTCG AGTACTTTAGGAAGCATGATGAGCCTTTACAGTGAGGCTGGCGACTTTGGCAGCGTCTGTGTGACGGGAGAGATTGCCTTCTCCCTGACCTACGAGGAGAAGACCCAGATCTTGTTCATCCACATCAAGGAGTGCCGCCGCCTGGCATACGCGGATGAGGCCAAGAAGCGTTCCAACCC GTATGTGAAGACGTATCTCCTCCCTGACAAATCCCGCCAAGGGAAGCGGAAAACCACAATTAAACGGAACACAGTCAATCCCTTATACCACGAGCTCCTCAAg TACGAGATCAACAGGTCCCTCCTTCAGAGCCGGACCTTGCAGTTCTCCGTCTGGCACCATGATCGCTTTGGGCGAAATACATTCCTGGGAGAGGCGGAAGTCCCCATGGACTCCTGGAGcatggagagtcccctggaagaGAGCCTCCCCCTGCACGGCAAG AACATGGCAGACTCTTCTAGCTCTCCTCAATACAAAGGCGAGTTGGTGGTTTCCTTGAAATTCATCCCGCCTGCCAAGCTTCCCAATgcaggaaatgggaaaaaag gcaaaaaggaagaaggaggtgAGCTTCAAGTGTGGATCAAAGAGGCCAAGAATTTGACAGCAGTGAAATCTGGTGGGACTTCTGACAGTTTTGTCAAAGG CtacctgctgcctctgaggaacAAGGCCACCAAAAGGAAGACGCCCATCGTGAAGAAAAGTCTGAACCCCCACTACAACCACACCTTCGTCTACAACAATGTCATTCCAGAACAGCTGCCCCACATCTGCCTGGAGCTCACGGTATGGGACCGGGAGCCGCTTTCCAGCAACGACTTCTTGGGCGGAGTCCGGCTTGGAGTTGGAAATG GAATGAGCAGTGGCCAGATGGTGGACTGGATggattccacaggcgaggagatAAGCCTTTGGCAGAAGATGTGCAAATACCCAGGATCCTGGGCAGAGGGGACCCTTCCCCTTCGTGCCACCATGGCCAGGCCAAAGCCGTAA